From the genome of Candidatus Omnitrophota bacterium:
TATTTTTATGGGAGTTATTATCGGTGGCCTAGTTATTTCGCTGTTTTTACCTTTATTTAAGCTGACTAGCATTCAATAGCGCCTAACAAAGGTTAGGTTTTGACAGTGGCTGATAGATGTGGTATAAAAGGAATAAAGGATATAATTATTAATCCGTCCTAATGGTTGGGACTTATTGAAAGGAGGTTTCAAGATGAGAAAAGGGTTTACGCTTCTAGAACTATTGATTGTAGTAATTGTTATTGGAATTCTAGCTGGAGTAGCTATTCCTCAGTATCTTGCAGTAGTTGAAAGAGGCAAGGTGGCTGCCGCAAAAAATAACCTTGCTATCGCTGCTCAGGCCGAGAAAATGTATCGTACCGAGCATACCGCTTATACAGGAAATTTTAGCGATCTCGACAATTGGACTGAAGGTATATCTGATGCTATAGCTGCCCATGCTGCTGATTGGAACTATTCAATTGCTGATGCAGCAGATACTTTTACTATTACAGCCACAAGAGTTGGCGCAGCTGGCTCCAAGCACGGAGGTAAAACAGTCACAATTAACGAAACTAATCATGTTGGTGGGGACCACGATTTTCACTAAACTAGTTTTGCAGTAAGGATAGCTAACTGTTTTTTCCAAGGGTTTTAAATACTATGTTGTCTAGACCAAGTTTTAGCCTAATTGAGCTTATTACAGTTATAATTGTAATAAGTTTGTTAGTTCTTTTGGCTTTTCCGACTTACCTGAGCGTTCAAAGAAGAATTCTTGACCGCGAGGCCGGAACCCATCTAACACTTATTCAGGCTGCTGAGAAATCCTATCGTATCGAAGAGCGTGCTTACGTGGATACGGCAAATACTACCAACACCAATGAACTTCTAGGCCTTGATTTATCACCGACTGGTCACTGGAGTTATTCAGTGCCAACTGGTTTTGTTAACAATGCTTCGAATCCACCAACTTTTTGCGCTGAAGCAACCAGCGGAGGTGAAGCTTGGCATATTGATCAGGACGATCATGAAGCAGCTGATTGTGATTGCGCTCTTACTGCTGCTACTTGTACTGGGCGTTAAATTTAACAGTTAATTAGAGGCACATTCTGTTTTAAAATAGAATGTGCCTTTTTTTATTTAGTTGCCGATCAGCGAAGTTTTGATATAATCTAGTTAATAATGATTAAGTTTATTTTATCTTTAGTTTTAACTTTGTTTTTAGCCATTAG
Proteins encoded in this window:
- a CDS encoding type II secretion system GspH family protein, coding for MLSRPSFSLIELITVIIVISLLVLLAFPTYLSVQRRILDREAGTHLTLIQAAEKSYRIEERAYVDTANTTNTNELLGLDLSPTGHWSYSVPTGFVNNASNPPTFCAEATSGGEAWHIDQDDHEAADCDCALTAATCTGR
- a CDS encoding prepilin-type N-terminal cleavage/methylation domain-containing protein, which produces MRKGFTLLELLIVVIVIGILAGVAIPQYLAVVERGKVAAAKNNLAIAAQAEKMYRTEHTAYTGNFSDLDNWTEGISDAIAAHAADWNYSIADAADTFTITATRVGAAGSKHGGKTVTINETNHVGGDHDFH